In Neobacillus endophyticus, a single window of DNA contains:
- a CDS encoding Hsp20/alpha crystallin family protein, whose translation MRVQLQAVSQNQNTVTFRPEMMSAQSNFPQTTQALSLQQGMVQSNVTNQLMAQANQAILNGQLNPTLQQLTYNPTLQQALVPTNAIINSTYPLQPTFGQAIVATHAISPTYPLQPIVGQAFVPQQQIMGNLVSTQQSNIIQPSVDLSETSSEVVLACELPNADQRNINISLNDNSVSIQAQSGQGIYHRVVSLPTDIRPELCEATLTNGVLEIKMPKSSQARRKVNVNETLLQ comes from the coding sequence ATGAGAGTTCAGTTACAAGCGGTAAGTCAAAATCAGAATACAGTCACCTTTAGACCTGAAATGATGTCAGCTCAATCTAATTTTCCCCAAACTACACAAGCTTTATCATTACAGCAAGGCATGGTACAATCAAATGTAACAAATCAATTAATGGCTCAGGCAAATCAAGCCATATTAAATGGACAATTAAATCCTACACTTCAACAGTTGACCTATAATCCTACATTGCAACAAGCGTTAGTACCCACAAATGCTATAATTAATTCAACATATCCTCTACAACCAACTTTTGGACAAGCAATAGTAGCAACACATGCCATAAGTCCAACGTATCCATTACAACCAATCGTTGGACAAGCTTTTGTTCCTCAACAACAAATCATGGGGAATTTGGTATCTACACAGCAATCAAACATTATTCAGCCTAGTGTAGATTTATCAGAAACAAGTAGCGAAGTAGTTTTGGCATGTGAATTGCCAAATGCTGATCAAAGAAATATTAATATATCTTTAAATGATAATTCAGTATCCATTCAAGCTCAATCTGGTCAAGGAATCTACCATAGAGTAGTATCTTTACCCACTGATATTCGTCCAGAATTATGTGAAGCTACCTTAACAAATGGAGTTTTAGAAATTAAAATGCCTAAATCAAGTCAAGCAAGACGGAAAGTTAATGTTAACGAAACACTCCTACAATAG
- a CDS encoding SDH family Clp fold serine proteinase translates to MLNDRIELIKEIEERRRSKVIVYITGDRPNLGARIAPDVLRPLAKHLSLIGNQKRIDLFLYTRGGDVITPVRINYLLREFAKEFNVIVPYKAYSAGTLLCLGADNILMGVLGELGPIDPSVANQFNPSDPNNPNAKIPISVEDVFAYLSLARERADQVGNKGMSDVFNTLTNNIHPLALGNIHRNYTLIRNLAEKVLRLKNSPPSDQQIKDIVDILTEKLYTHSYIISRKEASDIGLPIQCPEDELTSIFWSLYKSYEKELKLKEPFIPDEFLIHRENEIDFEAVSGCLESTEAIDVFKFYGSIQRIIKNNQQMVNINIRKEQWEKIKTPSHNRLKLTNSVLGKEDLIDNQ, encoded by the coding sequence TTGTTAAATGATCGAATCGAATTAATAAAAGAGATTGAAGAAAGAAGAAGATCTAAGGTGATTGTTTATATAACTGGTGATCGTCCGAATCTTGGTGCTAGAATTGCTCCTGACGTTTTACGCCCTCTTGCAAAGCATTTAAGCCTTATAGGTAATCAAAAAAGAATTGATCTTTTTTTATATACAAGAGGTGGAGATGTTATCACTCCAGTAAGAATAAATTATCTTCTAAGGGAGTTTGCGAAGGAGTTTAATGTAATCGTGCCTTATAAAGCTTATAGTGCAGGAACACTGCTTTGTTTAGGTGCCGATAACATATTAATGGGTGTTTTAGGAGAATTGGGGCCAATTGACCCAAGTGTAGCAAATCAGTTTAATCCGTCTGATCCTAATAATCCTAACGCAAAAATACCGATTAGCGTCGAGGATGTTTTCGCCTATCTTTCATTAGCCCGTGAAAGAGCTGATCAAGTAGGCAACAAAGGAATGAGCGATGTCTTTAATACATTAACAAACAATATTCACCCACTTGCTTTAGGGAATATTCACAGGAATTATACTTTAATAAGAAACCTTGCTGAGAAAGTTTTAAGATTAAAAAATTCACCTCCCTCCGATCAGCAAATAAAAGACATAGTCGATATATTGACAGAAAAACTCTATACACATTCATATATTATTTCGAGAAAAGAAGCGAGTGACATCGGATTACCTATTCAATGCCCCGAAGACGAACTGACGTCAATATTTTGGTCACTTTACAAATCATATGAAAAAGAACTTAAATTAAAAGAACCTTTTATTCCAGATGAGTTTTTAATTCATCGTGAAAATGAAATTGATTTCGAAGCTGTAAGTGGTTGCCTTGAAAGTACTGAAGCCATTGATGTATTTAAGTTTTATGGCTCTATTCAAAGAATAATTAAGAATAATCAGCAAATGGTTAATATTAATATTAGAAAAGAGCAGTGGGAAAAAATTAAAACACCTTCTCATAATCGATTAAAACTAACAAATTCAGTCTTGGGAAAGGAAGATTTAATTGATAATCAATAA
- a CDS encoding WxL protein peptidoglycan domain-containing protein, protein MKRIRVFIQSLVIVMCTFSLGIFVYADEPSQKTNGNGLDFEALPAQPSKVNPQISSYFYENGKAGNTLSDTLILSNPNNYSITIHPSIVKSITAINGGISYENQPLSTTWIKGLDNDVILSPKSNKKIPFKIEIPNKTNAGDYIVGISLTDHPPVSRKTNTKNANISVEIQQQVRRVIAVEVLVPGSVRTQINWKTPSVVNEPSGPSLNIRGFNKSQVLLNDVNGTISLLKQGKTIWSAPLSGITFAPNEPFQFKYRWMNGYPEPGTYTVRINLKGNQIHLLQKELTFNIGVKEQKQYQDLTGQKTIESYIPKWVFGVVGSLLILLLGCAFFLFKLYRKMKNPSGK, encoded by the coding sequence ATGAAAAGAATAAGAGTATTTATCCAATCCTTAGTTATTGTTATGTGTACTTTTTCATTAGGAATATTTGTTTATGCTGATGAACCAAGCCAAAAAACTAATGGTAATGGATTAGATTTTGAAGCACTCCCAGCACAACCTAGTAAAGTAAACCCACAGATTTCTTCCTATTTTTATGAAAACGGGAAAGCTGGAAATACTTTATCTGATACTTTAATTTTATCCAATCCTAACAATTATTCCATTACGATACATCCCTCCATCGTAAAATCCATTACGGCTATAAACGGGGGGATTTCTTATGAAAATCAGCCTTTATCTACTACTTGGATTAAAGGACTTGATAATGATGTAATACTTTCCCCTAAATCAAATAAAAAGATACCTTTTAAAATTGAAATACCCAATAAAACAAATGCCGGGGACTATATAGTTGGAATATCTTTGACAGATCATCCACCTGTAAGCAGGAAAACAAACACTAAAAATGCAAATATTTCTGTCGAAATTCAACAGCAAGTTCGAAGAGTTATTGCAGTAGAAGTCTTAGTACCTGGTTCGGTAAGAACACAAATTAATTGGAAGACACCATCTGTTGTAAATGAGCCATCTGGTCCTTCCTTAAATATAAGAGGATTTAATAAAAGCCAAGTATTATTGAATGACGTAAATGGAACTATTAGTCTTTTGAAACAAGGTAAGACTATATGGAGTGCTCCTTTATCTGGGATTACCTTTGCACCAAATGAACCTTTTCAGTTTAAATACAGATGGATGAATGGATACCCTGAACCTGGAACCTACACTGTGCGTATAAACCTAAAAGGTAATCAAATTCATCTTTTACAAAAGGAATTGACTTTTAATATTGGTGTTAAGGAACAAAAACAATATCAGGATTTAACTGGACAGAAGACTATAGAAAGTTATATTCCTAAATGGGTCTTCGGGGTTGTCGGCAGTTTACTAATTCTTCTATTAGGTTGTGCTTTTTTCTTATTCAAATTGTATAGGAAGATGAAAAATCCTTCAGGAAAATAA
- a CDS encoding WxL domain-containing protein, with protein sequence MATFALAPFAMAATTSSPTIKGGPLILLPPTIQTDFPAITLNGQLQTLNATLSNWSIIDATGTGNGWHVTAQATPFTEAGVSNNPLTLPTGSLTLSGTRNVSAVYGSTPVDATNGPILLNQTAALDSTIPVTIISAKKGYGMGWYNVSEPTNGLTLTLAPASTKVDTTNHVNDSTPYSSTLTFSVITGP encoded by the coding sequence ATGGCAACATTTGCATTAGCTCCTTTTGCGATGGCTGCTACTACGTCATCTCCTACAATCAAAGGTGGTCCACTTATTCTTTTGCCACCGACTATTCAAACAGATTTTCCTGCTATTACGCTTAATGGACAACTACAGACATTAAACGCAACTTTGAGTAATTGGAGCATAATTGATGCTACAGGAACTGGAAATGGCTGGCATGTTACTGCACAAGCTACTCCTTTTACTGAGGCAGGTGTAAGTAATAACCCTCTTACCCTTCCAACAGGTTCTCTTACATTATCTGGAACTAGAAATGTTTCGGCAGTATATGGGTCAACTCCGGTTGATGCCACTAACGGTCCGATTTTACTAAACCAAACGGCAGCTCTAGATTCAACTATTCCTGTTACCATTATAAGTGCCAAAAAAGGATATGGTATGGGTTGGTATAACGTTAGCGAACCAACCAACGGACTTACTTTGACATTAGCTCCTGCTTCAACAAAAGTTGATACAACTAATCATGTAAATGATTCAACACCTTATTCAAGTACACTTACCTTTTCAGTTATTACTGGTCCTTAA
- a CDS encoding PulJ/GspJ family protein: MNRLNQKGLTLIELLVVVSISAILLSVAYSIFFTMTKSSNQNIIQSQLRDESVIISQQFDQAMLNIDEITNFGPLSGNGMFTSFNAIDKTIDNSMTEHDTTYSIMINNGDLFINNKKINSDNYSLQNTTFKYVNQALQVYFEVDDLKNNQKFKFFKLYNVKSGE, encoded by the coding sequence ATGAATAGACTGAATCAAAAAGGATTAACTTTAATTGAGTTACTTGTGGTTGTTTCAATATCCGCGATACTTCTAAGTGTTGCTTATTCCATATTTTTTACAATGACGAAAAGTTCTAATCAAAATATCATCCAATCCCAACTTAGAGATGAAAGTGTTATTATTAGCCAACAGTTTGATCAAGCAATGCTAAATATAGATGAAATAACAAATTTTGGACCACTATCCGGAAATGGTATGTTCACATCATTTAATGCTATCGATAAAACGATCGATAATTCAATGACAGAACACGATACAACTTATTCCATCATGATCAATAACGGTGATTTATTCATAAATAATAAAAAAATTAATTCTGACAACTATTCACTGCAAAATACTACTTTTAAGTATGTAAATCAAGCATTACAAGTTTATTTTGAAGTGGATGACCTCAAGAATAATCAAAAGTTTAAGTTTTTTAAATTGTATAATGTCAAAAGTGGGGAATGA
- a CDS encoding type IV pilus modification PilV family protein yields the protein MKLNIKFLSQKGFSLVEVLVALVIISILLSIISSYMLNSYKQSNMVKNNFTAEQLAQDLLNTYKTMDFSTLYNKLGTTEQVDIRNQLQIDNSVNLNNVSATAQFIKYPNPAISDRIIDIKIIVTYTSFGIQRQITLEGYNRK from the coding sequence ATGAAATTGAATATTAAATTCCTAAGCCAAAAAGGATTTTCACTTGTTGAAGTATTAGTGGCACTTGTTATCATTTCAATACTATTATCCATCATAAGCTCATACATGCTTAACAGTTATAAACAATCCAATATGGTAAAAAATAATTTCACTGCTGAACAATTAGCCCAAGACTTATTAAACACATATAAAACAATGGACTTTTCTACTTTATACAATAAATTAGGAACAACAGAGCAAGTAGATATCCGTAATCAACTTCAAATTGATAATTCTGTAAACCTTAACAATGTTTCTGCAACAGCGCAGTTCATAAAATATCCTAATCCTGCTATAAGTGATCGAATCATTGATATTAAGATTATAGTTACTTATACCAGCTTCGGTATACAAAGGCAGATAACTTTGGAAGGATATAACAGAAAATGA
- a CDS encoding recombinase family protein, producing MGEFVGYARVSTIDQDYSLQVELLEKYGCTKIFHEKKSGKNTGRPELKKALEYLRADDKLVVYKIDRLARSTRDLHNIVHELQEKGIGVVFIKEQIDFTTAAGKLMFTMLGAIAEFERDLINERTKEGRERAKEQGKHLGRKGQDTKEIKRALKLFADREKNGLSVNDISKQTGVPRSTIYAKAKGMVEE from the coding sequence ATGGGGGAATTTGTTGGCTATGCGCGAGTAAGTACGATCGATCAGGACTATTCCTTACAAGTTGAGCTATTAGAAAAATATGGTTGCACGAAAATTTTTCACGAAAAGAAAAGTGGTAAGAATACAGGAAGACCCGAACTAAAAAAAGCATTGGAATATTTAAGAGCAGATGACAAGCTGGTCGTTTATAAAATTGACCGTTTGGCGAGATCAACAAGGGATTTACATAATATCGTTCATGAATTGCAAGAAAAGGGTATAGGTGTTGTTTTTATCAAAGAACAAATTGACTTTACAACAGCTGCAGGAAAATTGATGTTCACTATGCTAGGGGCTATTGCTGAATTTGAACGAGATTTAATTAATGAACGTACCAAAGAAGGCCGGGAAAGGGCAAAAGAACAAGGTAAGCATTTAGGCAGAAAAGGGCAGGACACGAAGGAAATTAAAAGAGCTTTGAAATTATTTGCCGATCGTGAAAAGAATGGTCTAAGCGTAAATGATATTTCTAAACAAACAGGTGTGCCACGGTCAACCATATATGCTAAAGCAAAGGGAATGGTAGAAGAATAG
- a CDS encoding diguanylate cyclase: MAVLKITQDIIANFSIVTAYLFLCSQVIFRNRNINSPASFSMKLKFGFVSGVHGIVLMLFTVPISGTILDFRQLAVIIAALYGGDISSVVAAFMLFFMRLFAFGVVNTSSFIAALNTLVISGVVGVVCSKESLTFWRKWIYSILVCDIFTGAVFIINMGTSGITPMIIYITMLSIGGMFTAYLTDFLIKVKIQFQRYEQEATIDYLTGLYNHRSFDERYNVLLQTAVEKEEFLSIALVDIDFFKKVNDTYGHVNGDAILKQLGELLKSSSRSFDTISRNGGEEFSVLLYDTPHEHALIIAERIRAAIANHSFFLNDSSTINLTVSIGVATYPDTSKDDLLEKADEALYKAKANGRNQVCTNRTEDIRSLLNLQT; the protein is encoded by the coding sequence ATGGCTGTTCTTAAAATAACTCAGGATATAATTGCGAATTTTTCTATTGTCACAGCGTATCTATTTCTTTGTAGCCAAGTGATTTTTAGAAATCGAAACATTAATAGTCCTGCTTCTTTTTCGATGAAATTGAAATTTGGTTTCGTTAGTGGTGTGCATGGGATCGTTCTGATGTTATTTACAGTTCCCATAAGTGGAACCATATTGGATTTTAGGCAACTTGCAGTGATAATTGCAGCCCTTTACGGTGGTGATATTTCTTCTGTTGTGGCAGCGTTTATGCTATTTTTCATGCGTCTGTTTGCTTTTGGTGTGGTAAATACTTCATCGTTTATTGCAGCTTTAAATACGCTTGTTATATCTGGTGTTGTAGGTGTTGTCTGTTCAAAGGAAAGCTTAACATTTTGGAGAAAGTGGATATACTCGATACTGGTTTGTGATATTTTTACAGGAGCAGTTTTTATTATTAATATGGGAACTAGTGGTATTACACCTATGATTATATACATTACAATGTTAAGTATTGGGGGAATGTTTACTGCGTACTTAACGGACTTTTTAATAAAGGTTAAAATACAATTTCAACGGTACGAACAGGAAGCTACGATTGATTATTTGACAGGACTTTATAATCATAGATCCTTTGATGAGAGATATAATGTTCTATTACAAACTGCCGTCGAGAAAGAAGAATTTTTATCAATTGCGTTAGTTGATATTGATTTTTTCAAGAAAGTAAACGACACTTATGGTCATGTTAATGGGGATGCGATTTTAAAGCAATTAGGTGAGTTGTTAAAATCCTCTTCTCGTTCATTTGATACGATTTCGCGTAATGGTGGAGAAGAATTTTCCGTATTGTTATATGACACGCCACATGAACATGCGTTAATCATAGCAGAAAGAATTAGAGCAGCGATTGCAAATCATTCCTTTTTTTTGAATGACAGTAGTACGATTAACTTAACTGTATCTATTGGTGTTGCCACTTATCCAGATACAAGCAAAGATGATTTGTTAGAGAAAGCTGATGAGGCACTTTATAAAGCAAAAGCAAATGGAAGGAATCAAGTTTGTACTAATCGCACGGAAGATATAAGGAGCCTTTTAAACCTGCAAACTTAG
- a CDS encoding nitric-oxide reductase large subunit: protein MSYRKLWISLAIVFIASFAVLGYYGGRLIYTEPPIPNRVVVSDGTVLFTKQDIETGQNVWQSIGGQELGSIWGHGAYVAPDWTADWLHRESIWLLDNWALKQYGKKYSQLNHENQASLSARLTDEVRKNTYNRKTGDITISPDRAAAITNMGKYYSSLFTDDSKLNQLRDDYAMPKNVIKDPSRLHSFVSFLWWATWACETNRPGDHVTYTNNWPNEDLIGNRPTGDMVVWSVASFVFLLAGVGGLAWYYATQRHEEAHESFPEKDPLLGLSPTPSMRATQKYFWVVAALWLVQVLLGAITGHYQVEGSGFYGIPLDKWIPYSLTRSWHTQLGVLWIATAWLATGLFMGPAVSGYEPPGQRFLVNFLFVCLIIIVAGSMIGQWFAVQQKLGHTANFWFGHQGYEYTDTGRFWQIFLTVGLFLWLFLMLRSLTPAFKNLKESRHLLGLFLLASTAIPVFYIPALLWGQHSNLSIAEYWRWWVVHLWVEGFFEVFATVVITFLFTRMGLLGIRTATSSVLFSTIIFLFGGIIGTFHHLYFSGTATGVIAFGATFSALEVVPLVLIGFEAYENLTRSRAKEWVKAYKWPIWFFIAVAFWNLVGAGLFGFFINPPISLYYMQGLNTTPVHGHTALFGVYGMLGIGLMLFCLRGLTVTKGWKTGALTFAFWTINIGLALMVLISLLPIGLMQTWASVTHGMWYARSAEFMSRPIVHLFVWLRIIGDSIFALGALALTWFIFGLKFGWSLNNDRPDYAKTNEKHV, encoded by the coding sequence TTGAGTTACAGAAAATTATGGATAAGCTTGGCTATTGTATTTATCGCTTCTTTTGCAGTCCTAGGATATTACGGTGGGCGTCTCATTTATACTGAACCACCGATTCCGAATCGTGTGGTGGTATCAGATGGAACGGTCCTTTTCACCAAACAGGACATTGAAACCGGACAAAATGTTTGGCAGTCTATTGGTGGCCAAGAACTCGGTAGCATTTGGGGGCATGGTGCCTATGTGGCACCAGATTGGACGGCAGATTGGCTTCATCGGGAATCTATATGGCTGCTAGATAACTGGGCCCTGAAACAATACGGAAAAAAATATTCTCAATTAAATCATGAAAACCAAGCATCCCTAAGTGCTAGGTTAACTGACGAAGTCAGAAAAAACACGTACAATAGGAAAACAGGAGATATTACAATATCCCCTGACAGAGCAGCTGCAATCACAAATATGGGTAAATATTATTCCTCGTTGTTTACGGATGATTCAAAGCTGAATCAATTACGTGATGATTATGCGATGCCAAAGAATGTCATTAAAGATCCAAGTCGTCTTCATTCATTTGTTAGCTTTCTTTGGTGGGCTACATGGGCATGTGAAACCAATCGACCAGGAGATCATGTAACCTATACCAACAACTGGCCGAATGAAGATTTAATCGGAAATCGTCCAACAGGTGATATGGTCGTATGGTCAGTAGCAAGTTTTGTCTTTTTACTAGCAGGTGTAGGGGGACTCGCATGGTATTATGCTACACAAAGGCATGAAGAGGCGCATGAGTCATTCCCTGAAAAAGACCCACTATTGGGCTTATCACCTACTCCTTCGATGAGAGCTACTCAAAAATATTTTTGGGTTGTTGCAGCATTATGGCTGGTACAAGTGCTTTTAGGTGCCATTACAGGACATTATCAAGTTGAAGGCAGTGGATTTTATGGTATTCCATTAGATAAATGGATTCCGTATTCTTTGACAAGATCCTGGCATACTCAATTAGGTGTGTTATGGATTGCCACTGCATGGCTGGCAACTGGTTTATTCATGGGTCCTGCCGTTTCCGGATATGAACCTCCTGGTCAACGATTCTTGGTCAATTTCTTATTTGTCTGTTTGATCATTATTGTAGCAGGCTCTATGATCGGACAGTGGTTTGCTGTCCAACAGAAACTAGGCCATACGGCAAACTTCTGGTTCGGCCATCAGGGATATGAATACACCGACACGGGCCGTTTCTGGCAAATCTTTTTAACAGTAGGATTATTCCTTTGGTTATTTCTAATGCTACGATCTCTTACGCCTGCATTTAAAAATCTGAAGGAAAGCCGTCATCTCCTTGGATTATTCTTACTTGCTTCAACAGCAATACCTGTATTTTATATACCTGCTTTACTGTGGGGGCAGCATAGTAATTTATCCATTGCAGAATATTGGCGTTGGTGGGTTGTACACTTATGGGTGGAAGGTTTCTTTGAAGTTTTTGCAACGGTGGTCATTACGTTCCTATTCACACGCATGGGATTACTTGGAATTCGTACAGCTACTTCTTCTGTACTTTTTTCAACGATTATCTTCTTGTTTGGAGGAATCATAGGAACGTTCCATCACTTATATTTCAGTGGTACAGCTACTGGAGTTATTGCATTTGGAGCAACATTCAGTGCACTAGAAGTGGTTCCACTCGTATTAATTGGTTTTGAAGCATATGAGAACCTAACACGCAGTCGTGCGAAAGAATGGGTAAAAGCTTACAAATGGCCCATTTGGTTCTTTATTGCAGTAGCCTTCTGGAACTTAGTCGGTGCAGGTTTATTCGGATTCTTTATTAATCCACCAATTTCTCTTTATTACATGCAAGGGCTGAATACGACGCCTGTTCATGGGCACACTGCCTTGTTTGGTGTTTATGGAATGTTAGGGATCGGATTAATGCTCTTTTGTTTAAGAGGTCTAACCGTTACAAAGGGATGGAAAACAGGTGCATTAACATTTGCTTTTTGGACCATAAACATTGGTCTAGCATTAATGGTATTGATTAGTCTTTTACCAATTGGTCTGATGCAAACGTGGGCAAGCGTTACTCATGGCATGTGGTATGCTCGCTCAGCTGAATTTATGTCACGTCCTATTGTACATTTATTTGTCTGGCTGCGTATTATTGGTGATTCAATTTTTGCCCTAGGAGCTTTAGCCCTTACTTGGTTTATTTTTGGTTTGAAATTTGGATGGTCTTTAAATAATGATCGGCCTGATTATGCCAAAACAAATGAGAAACATGTATAA
- a CDS encoding cupin domain-containing protein has translation MEKQSISQYQEFNEERFTKKVIFNNGHSTAFVLNFMPGQMLPAHKHPGAEVYLLVVTGKGTIIIDGKESEVTETDLIHTGDDEELSFSNTSNERVSLYVVLNKISK, from the coding sequence ATGGAAAAGCAATCGATTAGTCAATATCAGGAATTTAATGAGGAAAGGTTTACAAAAAAGGTTATTTTTAATAATGGCCATAGTACAGCATTTGTTCTAAACTTCATGCCAGGACAAATGCTTCCTGCTCATAAACACCCTGGCGCAGAGGTCTATCTGCTTGTTGTGACCGGGAAAGGAACCATTATCATTGACGGTAAGGAATCAGAGGTGACAGAAACGGATTTAATCCATACTGGTGATGATGAGGAACTTTCCTTCTCCAATACAAGTAACGAACGGGTTAGTTTGTATGTTGTGTTAAATAAGATTTCTAAATAA